In Saccharomyces cerevisiae S288C chromosome VIII, complete sequence, a genomic segment contains:
- the YHI9 gene encoding Yhi9p (hypothetical protein; null mutant is defective in unfolded protein response; possibly involved in a membrane regulation metabolic pathway; member of the PhzF superfamily, though most likely not involved in phenazine production), which produces MTLMVPFKQVDVFTEKPFMGNPVAVINFLEIDENEVSQEELQAIANWTNLSETTFLFKPSDKKYDYKLRIFTPRSELPFAGHPTIGSCKAFLEFTKNTTATSLVQECKIGAVPITINEGLISFKAPMADYESISSEMIADYEKAIGLKFIKPPALLHTGPEWIVALVEDAETCFNANPNFAMLAHQTKQNDHVGIILAGPKKEAAIKNSYEMRAFAPVINVYEDPVCGSGSVALARYLQEVYKFEKTTDITISEGGRLKRNGLMLASIKKEADNSTSYYIAGHATTVIDGKIKV; this is translated from the coding sequence ATGACTTTAATGGTACCTTTCAAACAAGTTGATGTATTCACTGAGAAGCCCTTTATGGGAAATCCAGTAGCAGTAATAAACTTCTtggaaattgatgaaaatgaagtcAGTCAAGAAGAATTGCAGGCAATTGCCAACTGGACAAACTTATCAGAAACAACGTTTTTATTTAAACCATCTGATAAAAAGTATGATTACAAGTTGAGGATCTTTACTCCAAGAAGTGAATTGCCATTTGCTGGTCACCCAACCATTGGTTCATGTAAGGCTTTCCTTGAGTTCACCAAAAACACCACTGCGACTTCTCTCGTCCAGGAATGTAAAATAGGCGCTGTTCCAATAACAATTAATGAGGGACTAATTAGCTTCAAAGCTCCGATGGCTGATTACGAAAGTATATCGAGTGAGATGATTGCTGATTATGAAAAAGCGATTGGTTTGAAATTCATAAAGCCTCCTGCTCTTTTACATACTGGGCCAGAGTGGATCGTGGCGCTAGTAGAAGATGCAGAAACTTGCTTCAATGCAAACCCAAATTTTGCTATGCTTGCACACCAGACAAAACAGAATGACCATGTGGGAATTATCCTAGCGGGCCCTAAAAAGGAAGCCGCCATCAAAAACTCCTACGAAATGAGGGCGTTTGCTCCGGTGATAAACGTTTATGAAGATCCTGTTTGTGGTAGTGGTTCTGTAGCCCTTGCAAGATATTTGCAAGAAGTTTATAAGTTTGAGAAAACCACGGATATTACCATTTCTGAGGGTGGAAGgttaaaaagaaatggccTAATGTTAGCTTCAATTAAGAAAGAAGCTGATAATAGCACTTCCTACTATATAGCAGGTCATGCCACTACCGTTATTGATGGTAAGATCAAAGTTTAG
- the RPN1 gene encoding proteasome regulatory particle base subunit RPN1 (Non-ATPase base subunit of the 19S RP of the 26S proteasome; may participate in the recognition of several ligands of the proteasome; contains a leucine-rich repeat (LRR) domain, a site for protein-protein interactions; RP is the acronym for regulatory particle), whose translation MVDESDKKQQTIDEQSQISPEKQTPNKKDKKKEEEEQLSEEDAKLKTDLELLVERLKEDDSSLYEASLNALKESIKNSTSSMTAVPKPLKFLRPTYPDLCSIYDKWTDPNLKSSLADVLSILAMTYSENGKHDSLRYRLLSDVSDFEGWGHEYIRHLALEIGEVYNDQVEKDAEDETSSDGSKSDGSAATSGFEFSKEDTLRLCLDIVPYFLKHNGEEDAVDLLLEIESIDKLPQFVDENTFQRVCQYMVACVPLLPPPEDVAFLKTAYSIYLSQNELTDAIALAVRLGEEDMIRSVFDATSDPVMHKQLAYILAAQKTSFEYEGVQDIIGNGKLSEHFLYLAKELNLTGPKVPEDIYKSHLDNSKSVFSSAGLDSAQQNLASSFVNGFLNLGYCNDKLIVDNDNWVYKTKGDGMTSAVASIGSIYQWNLDGLQQLDKYLYVDEPEVKAGALLGIGISASGVHDGEVEPALLLLQDYVTNPDTKISSAAILGLGIAFAGSKNDEVLGLLLPIAASTDLPIETAAMASLALAHVFVGTCNGDITTSIMDNFLERTAIELKTDWVRFLALALGILYMGQGEQVDDVLETISAIEHPMTSAIEVLVGSCAYTGTGDVLLIQDLLHRLTPKNVKGEEDADEEETAEGQTNSISDFLGEQVNEPTKNEEAEIEVDEMEVDAEGEEVEVKAEITEKKNGESLEGEEIKSEEKKGKSSDKDATTDGKNDDEEEEKEAGIVDELAYAVLGIALIALGEDIGKEMSLRHFGHLMHYGNEHIRRMVPLAMGIVSVSDPQMKVFDTLTRFSHDADLEVSMNSIFAMGLCGAGTNNARLAQLLRQLASYYSREQDALFITRLAQGLLHLGKGTMTMDVFNDAHVLNKVTLASILTTAVGLVSPSFMLKHHQLFYMLNAGIRPKFILALNDEGEPIKVNVRVGQAVETVGQAGRPKKITGWITQSTPVLLNHGERAELETDEYISYTSHIEGVVILKKNPDYREEE comes from the coding sequence ATGGTAGACGAAAGTGATAAGAAACAACAGACTATTGATGAACAATCGCAGATAAGTCCTGAAAAGCAGACACCAAATAAgaaggataaaaaaaaggaggaaGAGGAGCAGCTATCCGAAGAAGATGCAAAGCTTAAAACAGATTTAGAGCTATTGGTTGAAAGGCTGAAAGAAGACGATTCATCTTTATATGAAGCGTCTTTGAATGCCTTAAAGGAATCGATCAAAAATTCTACGAGTTCTATGACCGCCGTTCCCAAACCTTTGAAATTCCTTCGTCCGACATATCCAGACCTATGTTCTATCTACGACAAATGGACAGATCCAAACTTGAAATCCTCTTTAGCGGATGTCTTGTCCATTTTAGCCATGACATACTCTGAAAATGGTAAACACGATTCATTGAGATATAGATTACTCTCCGACGTTTCTGATTTTGAAGGGTGGGGACATGAGTACATCCGTCATTTAGCTTTGGAGATCGGTGAAGTATATAATGATCAAGTGGAAAAAGATGCTGAAGATGAAACATCATCTGATGGATCTAAAAGCGATGGATCTGCGGCTACTTCCGGGTTCGAATTTTCCAAGGAAGATACTCTTCGTCTATGTTTAGACATTGTCCCATACTTTTTGAAACACAACGGTGAAGAAGACGCGGTAGATTTGCTTTTGGAAATTGAATCTATTGACAAGCTACCTCAATTTGTCGATGAGAATACCTTCCAAAGAGTTTGTCAATATATGGTTGCATGTGTTCCACTTTTGCCACCTCCTGAAGACGTTGCCTTTTTAAAAACCGCATATTCTATTTATCTATCTCAGAACGAACTTACAGATGCAATTGCTTTGGCAGTTAGACTAGGGGAAGAGGATATGATCAGATCCGTTTTCGATGCTACTAGCGATCCAGTGATGCATAAACAATTAGCATATATTTTAGCCGCACAAAAGACATCGTTTGAGTATGAAGGTGTTCAGGATATAATTGGAAATGGTAAATTGTCTGAACACTTTTTATATCTTGCTAAAGAATTGAATCTAACTGGGCCAAAAGTCCCAGAAGACATTTATAAGAGCCATTTGGATAACTCTAAATCTGTGTTCTCAAGCGCCGGCCTAGATTCTGCTCAACAAAATCTAGCTTCGTCATTTGTCAACGGGTTCTTAAACTTAGGTTATTGTAACGATAAATTAATTGTGGATAATGATAATTGGGTATATAAAACCAAAGGTGACGGTATGACTTCCGCGGTAGCTAGTATTGGATCTATATACCAGTGGAATCTCGATGGTTTGCAACAACTGGATAAGTATCTCTACGTTGATGAGCCAGAAGTTAAAGCTGGTGCATTATTAGGTATTGGTATTTCCGCTTCCGGTGTGCATGATGGTGAAGTTGAACCAGCTTTGTTACTTTTGCAAGATTATGTTACTAACCCAGACACTAAAATTAGTTCAGCAGCTATTCTTGGCCTGGGTATTGCATTTGCTGGTAGCAAGAATGACGAAGTGTTGGGTTTGTTATTACCAATTGCCGCATCCACTGACTTGCCTATTGAAACTGCAGCTATGGCTTCCTTAGCTTTGGCTCATGTTTTCGTTGGTACTTGTAATGGTGACATTACAACTTCTATCATGGACAACTTTTTAGAGCGTACAGCCATCGAGTTGAAGACCGACTGGGTAAGGTTTTTGGCACTTGCTTTAGGTATTCTATACATGGGCCAAGGTGAACAGGTGGATGATGTTTTAGAAACTATTAGTGCTATTGAACATCCAATGACATCAGCTATTGAAGTATTAGTTGGTTCATGTGCTTATACTGGTACGGGTGATGTTTTGTTAATTCAAGATTTGTTACATCGTTTGACCCCTAAAAACGTAAaaggtgaagaagatgcagatgaagaagaaactgcCGAAGGACAGACTAATAGCATAAGTGACTTTTTGGGTGAGCAAGTGAATGAACCTACCAAGAACGAGGAAGCTGAGATCGAAGTGGACGAAATGGAGGTTGATGCCGAAGGAGAGGAAGTTGAAGTTAAAGCAGAAATAacagagaagaagaatGGTGAGAGTTTAGAAGGTGAAGAGATAAAATCcgaagaaaagaagggaAAATCTTCCGATAAGGATGCTACTACGGACGGgaaaaatgatgatgaggaggaagaaaaagaagcaggCATAGTCGATGAACTTGCTTATGCAGTTTTGGGTATTGCTTTGATTGCCCTTGGTGAAGATATTGGCAAGGAAATGTCTTTACGTCATTTTGGTCATTTAATGCATTATGGTAATGAACACATCCGTCGTATGGTTCCTTTAGCGATGGGTATTGTTTCCGTTTCTGATCCACAAATGAAGGTGTTCGATACCTTAACTCGTTTTTCACATGACGCCGATTTAGAAGTTTCAATGAATTCAATTTTCGCTATGGGTCTATGTGGTGCTGGTACTAACAATGCAAGGTTAGCTCAACTATTAAGACAGTTGGCAAGTTATTATTCACGTGAACAAGACGCTTTGTTTATCACCAGATTAGCACAAGGGTTATTGCATCTTGGTAAAGGTACTATGACAATGGATGTGTTCAATGATGCACATGTTTTGAATAAGGTGACATTAGCATCAATATTAACTACCGCAGTTGGTTTAGTATCGCCAAGTTTCATGTTGAAGCATCATCAATTGTTCTACATGTTGAATGCCGGTATAAGGCCAAAGTTTATTCTAGCATTAAACGATGAGGGAGAGCCAATAAAGGTTAATGTGCGCGTTGGTCAAGCAGTGGAAACTGTCGGCCAAGCAGGCAGACCAAAAAAGATTACTGGCTGGATTACGCAATCCACTCCTGTTTTACTAAATCATGGCGAAAGAGCAGAACTAGAAACTGATGAATATATTAGTTACACAAGCCATATTGAGGGCGTAGtaattttaaagaagaacCCTGACTATCGTGAAGAGGAGTAA
- the MAS2 gene encoding mitochondrial-processing protease subunit alpha (Alpha subunit of the mitochondrial processing protease (MPP); essential processing enzyme that cleaves the N-terminal targeting sequences from mitochondrially imported proteins) — MLRNGVQRLYSNIARTDNFKLSSLANGLKVATSNTPGHFSALGLYIDAGSRFEGRNLKGCTHILDRLAFKSTEHVEGRAMAETLELLGGNYQCTSSRENLMYQASVFNQDVGKMLQLMSETVRFPKITEQELQEQKLSAEYEIDEVWMKPELVLPELLHTAAYSGETLGSPLICPRELIPSISKYYLLDYRNKFYTPENTVAAFVGVPHEKALELTEKYLGDWQSTHPPITKKVAQYTGGESCIPPAPVFGNLPELFHIQIGFEGLPIDHPDIYALATLQTLLGGGGSFSAGGPGKGMYSRLYTHVLNQYYFVENCVAFNHSYSDSGIFGISLSCIPQAAPQAVEVIAQQMYNTFANKDLRLTEDEVSRAKNQLKSSLLMNLESKLVELEDMGRQVLMHGRKIPVNEMISKIEDLKPDDISRVAEMIFTGNVNNAGNGKGRATVVMQGDRGSFGDVENVLKAYGLGNSSSSKNDSPKKKGWF, encoded by the coding sequence ATGCTAAGGAACGGCGTTCAGAGGTTGTACTCTAACATCGCTAGAACCGATAATTTTAAGCTTTCGTCACTAGCGAATGGACTGAAAGTGGCGACATCAAATACTCCTGGACACTTTAGTGCCTTAGGCCTATACATCGACGCAGGATCACGGTTTGAAGGTAGGAATTTGAAGGGTTGTACACATATCTTGGATAGACTAGCATTCAAATCAACCGAACACGTCGAGGGCCGAGCAATGGCAGAGACGTTGGAGTTACTGGGTGGGAATTACCAGTGTACCTCGTCTagagaaaatttgatgtatcAGGCTTCTGTGTTCAACCAGGATGTGGGTAAAATGCTTCAATTAATGTCAGAAACTGTGAGGTTCCCTAAGATTACTGAGCAAGAACTGCAAGAACAGAAGCTGTCGGCAGAGTATGAAATCGATGAAGTTTGGATGAAGCCAGAATTGGTATTACCTGAGCTGTTGCACACAGCAGCATACTCCGGAGAAACTTTGGGGTCCCCTTTAATCTGCCCTAGAGAGCTCATTCCTTCTATTTCTAAATACTACTTATTGGACTACAGAAATAAATTCTACACCCCAGAAAATACTGTTGCGGCATTTGTTGGTGTTCCTCACGAAAAGGCATTAGAGCTTACAGAAAAGTATCTCGGTGACTGGCAATCTACACACCCTCCGATCACCAAAAAAGTTGCCCAATATACGGGCGGGGAAAGTTGTATTCCACCAGCACCAGTGTTTGGGAATTTACCAGAATTATTCCACATCCAGATCGGATTTGAAGGTCTCCCTATAGATCATCCAGACATTTATGCTTTAGCAACATTACAAACTTTACTTGGAGGTGGTGGTTCTTTCAGTGCTGGTGGGCCAGGAAAGGGGATGTATTCTCGTTTGTATACCCACGTTTTGAACCAGTATTACTTTGTTGAAAATTGTGTTGCGTTCAACCATTCTTATTCGGATTCTGGTATTTTCGGTATTTCATTATCTTGTATACCGCAGGCAGCTCCTCAAGCGGTTGAGGTAATTGCACAGCAAATGTATAATACATTTGCTAATAAGGATTTGAGGTTAACTGAAGACGAAGTCTCCAGGGCCAAGAATCAGTTGAAGTCTTCACTACTAATGAACCTAGAGTCTAAACTGGTAGAATTGGAAGATATGGGCAGACAAGTTCTCATGCATGGTCGCAAAATCCCAGTCAACGAAATGATAAGTAAGATCGAAGATTTGAAGCCAGATGATATCTCACGTGTTGCCGAAATGATATTTACGGGAAATGTAAATAATGCTGGCAATGGTAAGGGTAGAGCTACTGTTGTAATGCAAGGAGACAGAGGATCCTTTGGAGATGTGGAAAATGTACTGAAGGCATATGGATTGGGTAACAGCTCCTCCTCCAAAAACGATAGTCCCAAGAAGAAGGGTTGGTTTTGA
- the DAP2 gene encoding dipeptidyl aminopeptidase (Dipeptidyl aminopeptidase; synthesized as a glycosylated precursor; localizes to the vacuolar membrane; similar to Ste13p): MEGGEEEVERIPDELFDTKKKHLLDKLIRVGIILVLLIWGTVLLLKSIPHHSNTPDYQEPNSNYTNDGKLKVSFSVVRNNTFQPKYHELQWISDNKIESNDLGLYVTFMNDSYVVKSVYDDSYNSVLLEGKTFIHNGQNLTVESITASPDLKRLLIRTNSVQNWRHSTFGSYFVYDKSSSSFEEIGNEVALAIWSPNSNDIAYVQDNNIYIYSAISKKTIRAVTNDGSSFLFNGKPDWVYEEEVFEDDKAAWWSPTGDYLAFLKIDESEVGEFIIPYYVQDEKDIYPEMRSIKYPKSGTPNPHAELWVYSMKDGTSFHPRISGNKKDGSLLITEVTWVGNGNVLVKTTDRSSDILTVFLIDTIAKTSNVVRNESSNGGWWEITHNTLFIPANETFDRPHNGYVDILPIGGYNHLAYFENSNSSHYKTLTEGKWEVVNGPLAFDSMENRLYFISTRKSSTERHVYYIDLRSPNEIIEVTDTSEDGVYDVSFSSGRRFGLLTYKGPKVPYQKIVDFHSRKAEKCDKGNVLGKSLYHLEKNEVLTKILEDYAVPRKSFRELNLGKDEFGKDILVNSYEILPNDFDETLSDHYPVFFFAYGGPNSQQVVKTFSVGFNEVVASQLNAIVVVVDGRGTGFKGQDFRSLVRDRLGDYEARDQISAASLYGSLTFVDPQKISLFGWSYGGYLTLKTLEKDGGRHFKYGMSVAPVTDWRFYDSVYTERYMHTPQENFDGYVESSVHNVTALAQANRFLLMHGTGDDNVHFQNSLKFLDLLDLNGVENYDVHVFPDSDHSIRYHNANVIVFDKLLDWAKRAFDGQFVK, encoded by the coding sequence ATGGAAGGTggcgaagaagaagttgagCGCATTCCTGATGAACTTTTCgatacaaaaaagaagcatttGTTAGATAAGCTCATAAGGGTCGGAATAATCCTTGTACTCCTGATATGGGGCACTGTTTTGTTGCTAAAAAGTATACCTCACCATTCAAACACACCAGATTATCAAGAACCCAACTCTAATTACACCAATGATGGGAAATTAAAGGTGTCGTTTTCTGTTGTAAGAAACAATACATTTCAACCCAAATATCACGAGCTGCAATGGATTAGTGAcaataaaattgaaagCAACGATCTAGGTCTTTATGTTACATTTATGAACGATAGTTACGTTGTTAAATCTGTCTACGATGACTCATATAATAGCGTTTTATTAGAGGGAAAAACTTTCATTCATAACGGTCAAAACCTCACTGTGGAGTCAATAACTGCGTCTCCCGACCTGAAGCGGTTATTAATTAGAACAAATAGCGTACAAAATTGGAGACACTCAACGTTTGGTTCTTATTTTGTCTACGATAAGAGTAGCTCGTCCTTTGAGGAGATTGGAAACGAGGTGGCTCTAGCAATATGGTCCCCTAATTCTAATGATATTGCATACGTCCAAGATaacaatatatatatttattctGCTATTTCCAAAAAGACCATACGGGCTGTGACCAACGACGGAAGctcctttctttttaacgGTAAGCCAGATTGGGTTTACGAGGAAgaagtttttgaagacGACAAGGCTGCGTGGTGGTCACCAACTGGTGATTACCTGGCattcttgaaaattgaTGAATCAGAAGTTGGTGAGTTTATCATTCCATATTATGTCcaagatgaaaaggatATATACCCCGAAATGCGCAGTATCAAGTATCCAAAAAGTGGCACGCCAAATCCTCATGCAGAGCTATGGGTTTACAGTATGAAAGATGGAACATCGTTCCATCCAAGAATAAgtggaaataaaaaagatggaAGTCTGTTAATTACTGAAGTTACATGGGTAGGAAATGGAAACGTTTTAGTTAAAACTACCGATCGATCCTCGGACATATTGACTGTGTTTTTGATAGATACAATTGCAAAGACTTCAAACGTGGTAAGGAACGAAAGTTCTAACGGAGGATGGTGGGAGATTACTCATAATACTCTGTTTATTCCGGCAAATGAAACATTTGATAGGCCTCATAATGGTTATGTTGATATTCTTCCGATTGGTGGTTACAATCATTTGGCTTATTTCGAAAATAGTAATAGTTCACACTATAAAACATTGACAGAGGGGAAATGGGAAGTGGTGAATGGCCCACTTGCCTTTGATTCAATGGAAAATCGTCTTTACTTCATTTCTACACGAAAGAGTTCAACCGAACGCCACGTTTACTACATAGATTTACGGTCACcaaatgaaattattgaagTTACTGATACTTCTGAGGATGGTGTCTATGATGtgtccttttcttctggtAGAAGGTTTGGTTTACTCACCTATAAAGGACCAAAAGTTccatatcaaaaaattgtgGACTTCCATTCTCGTAAAGCAGAAAAATGCGACAAAGGTAATGTTTTAGGCAAATCACTATACCATTTGGAAAAGAACGAAGTACTTACCAAAATTTTAGAAGATTATGCGGTACCCAGAAAATCATTCAGGGAATTGAACCTAGGAAAGGACGAATTTGGAAAGGATATACTAGTGAACTCGTATGAAATCCTACCAAATGATTTCGATGAAACGTTAAGTGACCACTATCctgtatttttctttgcatATGGGGGACCGAATTCTCAACAAGTTGTCAAAACGTTTTCCGTAGGATTTAATGAAGTGGTAGCTTCACAATTAAACGCAATTGTAGTTGTTGTTGACGGTCGTGGTACTGGCTTCAAAGGTCAAGACTTTAGATCCCTTGTTCGCGATAGGCTCGGTGATTACGAGGCCCGCGACCAAATATCTGCGGCTTCCTTATATGGTTCTTTAACTTTTGTTGATCCGCAAAAGATTTCCTTATTTGGTTGGTCATACGGGGGGTACCTGACACTAAAAACTTTGGAGAAAGATGGCGGAAGACATTTCAAATACGGGATGTCAGTTGCGCCAGTAACCGACTGGAGATTTTACGATTCTGTTTATACTGAGAGGTACATGCATACTCCTCAAGAAAACTTTGATGGATACGTAGAATCAAGCGTTCATAATGTCACTGCTTTGGCACAAGCAAATAGATTTTTGTTGATGCACGGAACAGGAGATGATAACGTTCACTTTCAAAATTCCCTAAAGTTTCTGGACCTTTTGGATCTAAATGGTGTGGAAAATTATGACGTCCACGTCTTTCCTGACTCAGATCATAGTATAAGATACCATAATGCGAATGTAATCGTTTTTGACAAGCTATTGGATTGGGCAAAGCGTGCTTTCGATGGGCAATTTGTCAAATGA
- the THR1 gene encoding homoserine kinase (Homoserine kinase; conserved protein required for threonine biosynthesis; long-lived protein that is preferentially retained in mother cells and forms cytoplasmic filaments; expression is regulated by the GCN4-mediated general amino acid control pathway) translates to MVRAFKIKVPASSANIGPGYDVLGVGLSLFLELDVTIDSSQAQETNDDPNNCKLSYTKESEGYSTVPLRSDANLITRTALYVLRCNNIRNFPSGTKVHVSNPIPLGRGLGSSGAAVVAGVILGNEVAQLGFSKQRMLDYCLMIERHPDNITAAMMGGFCGSFLRDLTPQEVERREIPLAEVLPEPSGGEDTGLVPPLPPTDIGRHVKYQWNPAIKCIAIIPQFELSTADSRGVLPKAYPTQDLVFNLQRLAVLTTALTMDPPNADLIYPAMQDRVHQPYRKTLIPGLTEILSCVTPSTYPGLLGICLSGAGPTILALATENFEEISQEIINRFAKNGIKCSWKLLEPAYDGASVEQQ, encoded by the coding sequence ATGGTTCGTgccttcaaaattaaagttCCAGCTTCTTCCGCCAATATCGGCCCTGGTTATGATGTTCTTGGTGTCGGTCTTTCTCTATTCTTGGAGTTAGATGTCACCATCGACTCCAGCCAAGCTCAGGAAACAAACGACGATCCCAACAACTGCAAGCTGTCTTACACTAAAGAAAGTGAAGGCTATTCTACGGTCCCATTGCGTTCTGATGCTAACCTGATTACCAGGACTGCGTTATATGTGTTGCGTTGCAACAATATTAGAAACTTCCCCTCCGGAACCAAAGTTCACGTCTCCAACCCAATCCCACTTGGCCGTGGATTGGGTTCCTCTGGTGCAGCAGTTGTGGCAGGTGTTATTTTAGGTAACGAAGTGGCCCAATTGGGTTTCTCTAAGCAACGTATGTTGGACTACTGTTTGATGATTGAACGTCATCCAGACAACATAACCGCTGCTATGATGGGAGGCTTTTGCGGTTCATTCCTAAGGGACTTGACCCCACAAGAGGTGGAAAGACGTGAGATTCCATTGGCTGAGGTGCTTCCAGAACCTTCTGGTGGTGAAGATACCGGTCTGGTTCCCCCATTACCTCCCACCGATATCGGTAGACATGTCAAATACCAATGGAACCCCGCCATTAAATGTATTGCGATCATCCCACAGTTCGAGTTGTCCACCGCCGACTCCAGAGGCGTTCTTCCAAAAGCCTACCCAACCCAGGACTTGGTTTTCAATCTACAAAGATTGGCCGTCTTGACCACAGCTTTGACCATGGACCCACCTAATGCCGACTTAATCTACCCTGCTATGCAAGATCGTGTCCACCAACCTTATAGAAAGACATTGATCCCAGGTCTCACGGAAATCTTATCATGTGTCACCCCATCCACATACCCTGGCCTATTGGGTATCTGCTTGTCAGGTGCAGGCCCAACTATCTTGGCTTTGGCCACTGAGAATTTCGAAGAAATCTCTCAAGAAATTATCAACAGGTTCGCCAAAAACGGCATCAAGTGCTCCTGGAAACTACTGGAGCCTGCCTACGATGGTGCTAGCGTCGAACAGCAATGA
- the VMA16 gene encoding H(+)-transporting V0 sector ATPase subunit c'' (Subunit c'' of the vacuolar ATPase; v-ATPase functions in acidification of the vacuole; one of three proteolipid subunits of the V0 domain), which translates to MNKESKDDDMSLGKFSFSHFLYYLVLIVVIVYGLYKLFTGHGSDINFGKFLLRTSPYMWANLGIALCVGLSVVGAAWGIFITGSSMIGAGVRAPRITTKNLISIIFCEVVAIYGLIIAIVFSSKLTVATAENMYSKSNLYTGYSLFWAGITVGASNLICGIAVGITGATAAISDAADSALFVKILVIEIFGSILGLLGLIVGLLMAGKASEFQ; encoded by the coding sequence ATGAACAAGGAATctaaagatgatgatatgTCCTTGGGGAAGTTTTCCTTCTCCCACTTCCTATATTACTTGGTGCTAATAGTAGTAATAGTGTACGGTTTGTACAAGCTTTTCACTGGACATGGATCCGACATTAATTTCGGGAAGTTCTTGTTAAGGACATCCCCTTATATGTGGGCCAATCTTGGTATTGCCCTTTGTGTAGGCTTAAGTGTCGTGGGGGCAGCATGGGGTATTTTCATTACTGGTTCATCCATGATTGGTGCCGGTGTGCGTGCTCCAAGGATTACCACCAAGAATTTAATTTCCATTATTTTCTGTGAAGTGGTTGCCATTTACGGTCTGATTATTGCCATTGTCTTTTCTTCGAAATTGACTGTGGCTACTGCTGAGAACATGTACTCGAAATCAAACCTGTACACTGGTTATTCTCTTTTCTGGGCAGGTATCACTGTCGGTGCTTCCAATTTGATTTGTGGTATCGCTGTCGGTATCACCGGTGCGACTGCTGCCATTTCCGATGCTGCTGATTCCGCATTGTTTGTTAAAATTTTGgtcattgaaattttcGGGTCCATTTTAGGTTTATTAGGTTTGATTGTTGGTTTATTGATGGCCGGTAAAGCTTCTGAATTTCAGTAA